One Helicoverpa armigera isolate CAAS_96S chromosome 1, ASM3070526v1, whole genome shotgun sequence genomic window carries:
- the LOC110378201 gene encoding proton-coupled amino acid transporter-like protein CG1139, whose product MFDVFRLASPGGQPLQQPPEFDASFDPHKHRKVPHPTSYGETMTHMLKACFGAGMLAMPNAFARLGLIFGIVGIIFLGVFATYCIQILVLGQYQICKKWRVGYMSYPKSMRLAVQSGPPCLRWSAAIFENAVDGILLFWQIGVCAIFLVFVAENLKQVCLYAGHELSLRVLICCLYPILVIICLVKDLKLLAPLSTFANGCTIIGLVLIFFYLVEDDVQVDESHFALKSLTDIPIFIGIVLYALEAVGVILALEYNMDNPADFTGLFGLFSIGMSIIVLIYTALGVCGYLKYGMDSKASITLNLPQDQKKSHAAKMAFTLAVFSSFPLQNFVAWQILWQNYLEKKYKGTKKEKVADYGLRILCTTIPFVMALIAPALGPFIGLIGSFCLSMVAILFPAVVDISVWYPDKYGPGKYKLFTDIFIIIFGIFCCCSGVYTSLLEMVETLSK is encoded by the exons GTGGGCAGCCCTTACAACAGCCACCCGAGTTCGATGCCAGCTTTGACCCACATAAGCACCGCAAAGTTCCCCATCCGACATC CTATGGAGAGACGATGACGCACATGCTGAAAGCTTGCTTTGGTGCAGGAATGCTCGCAATGCCGAACGCTTTCGCTCGCCTGGGCCTTATTTTTGGAATTGTAGGAATCATTTTCCTCGGAGTTTTCGCTACTTACTGCATACAAATTCTG GTGTTAGGTCAGTACCAGATCTGCAAGAAGTGGCGGGTAGGTTACATGTCCTACCCTAAAAGCATGCGCCTCGCTGTGCAGTCTGGGCCACCGTGCCTGCGCTGGTCCGCCGCCATTTTCGAAAACGCCGTGGATGGAATTCTCCTATTCTGGCAAATAGGAGTATGCGCTATATTCTTGGTTTTTGTCGCTGAAAACTTAAAACAG GTTTGTTTGTATGCCGGTCACGAATTATCACTGCGAGTGCTGATTTGTTGTCTATACCCAATATTAGTAATTATATGTTTGGTAAAAGATCTTAAATTGTTGGCGCCTCTATCAACGTTCGCTAATGGCTGTACCATCATCGGCCTGGTTTTGATATTCTTTTATTTGGTAGAAGATGACGTACAAGTCGATGAAAGTCATTTCGCGTTAAAATCACTGACAGATATTCCAATATTCATCGGCATCGTTTTGTACGCCTTAGAGGCGGTGGGAGTG ATCCTGGCGCTGGAGTACAACATGGATAATCCAGCAGATTTCACCGGGTTATTTGGACTGTTCAGTATCGGAATGTCGATAATTGTCCTCATCTACACTGCGCTGGGTGTCTGCGGCTATCTCAAGTACGGGATGGATTCCAAAGCATCCATTACGCTTAATCTTCCGCAAGATCAGAA AAAATCGCATGCAGCAAAGATGGCGTTTACTTTGGCAGTGTTTTCGTCATTCCCGCTACAAAACTTCGTGGCTTGGCAAATACTTTGGCAGAACTACCTGGAAAAAAAGTACAAAGGCACCAAGAAAGAGAAAGTGGCCGACTATGGTTTAAGGATATTGTGCACAACTATACCAT TCGTTATGGCTCTGATAGCGCCGGCGCTGGGCCCTTTCATCGGTCTGATAGGGTCGTTCTGCCTGTCCATGGTGGCGATCCTGTTCCCAGCCGTCGTGGACATCTCCGTGTGGTATCCCGACAAGTACGGCCCCGGCAAGTACAAGCTGTTCACCgatatcttcatcatcatcttcggaATATTCTGTTGCTGCTCTGGTGTCTACACCAGTCTACTGGAAATGGTTGAAACACTTAGTAAATAA